CACTATAGACAGCTTCTACGGTTCGAAAAGGATTGCGATTGACAAAATCGATACTCTGTCTAACGAGTCTCTCATCAATGACCTCATTCGGCTGTAATTGCACATATTCTTGTAAGCGCTCATTGGAGAGCCAAACATTTCCCCTTGAAGTGACTTTACCTAACTTGCCCTGAACGACGAGTAATGAAAGCACTCCCTGATTAATCGCTTGCCTTGGAACAACTACTTTCGTAATGGGGCGATCATTTTGAACAAAATAATTCTCAATGGTCTCGATCAGCTTCTCCAGGACCTTTTTTGTCAGAGGTTTATTTAAATAAATGGGCGTGATGAGTGCATCGAGCTTCGATACTTTCCCGGGAACTTTTAAGTTCACCACATGAAATCCGGCTAAATTCGACGTATTGACTAAATTCATATCCTTGACATCGGAGAAAAGGACAAGGCCTTTCGTTTTGGGAATAATCACACCGGTGGGATAAGCATTGACCCAAGATTTTTGCCGTTCGACCTCTTGCGCCGGTAGGCTTCCCTGACTTTGCTTACGAGAGCGCAATTTGGGTTGTGGAGCTGTTTCTTTAGGGTAGCTCTCCGTTGCTTCATCGGGATTCAGTGTATTGAGATCGAGCACACGGGGGCCCGAAGGCTTTTGATTGTCTTTTAGAGGTTCCACCTCTTGATTGAGATCCACACCGGCACCCCCAAGAGACGGGGCACTTTCTCCTCGCTCACGAATCTCTACTTCCTGATTGATATCGTCAGTAGGTTCTGAAAAGACGCCCTGCCCTATGCCCGATTGACCATTTTGCTGCTCTATAGATTGAGGCTGATTTAAATCACTCCCCGCCCCACCAAGAGCAGGTGCCATTTCTCCTCTTTCTTGAATATTGACATCTTGATTGATATCTTGATCGTAATCGACATTTCCATGGCCCCGGTCATATTCCACATCATCGACATCAGCCGGATGTTTATTGAGATTTGTTCCCGAACCAACCCGTCTCTCTTCATTGGGATCGGTGTCGATTGCTTCCTTTCCTTGTGGAGCTAATGTATCAATTTGATTTAAGCTTCTCGACTTTTGAGGAAGACCTTGATCTCGAATAGGCTGATCTTGCTTGGATTTTTTTTGCTTCTTTGTTTTTTTTTGATCTGTCGGTTTAGGTTGAACGGGATATTCTTGCCCCGGTGCGTTTGGCATTTTGGGAAGATCCTTATCTGAAACGGAAATCACCCCCCCATTATTTGCTCTCAAAGAAGAAAACAAACAAATCCCGATCAAAAAAAACTGAATTCCAAGCTTTAACATCAAACAAAAAAATAAGTTTTTATAAAATCAATATAAGAAACTCCTTATAACTAAATTTTTGTGTTTAAATCTAGTGCTCCGTCACAATTAAAATTTTAGGATATCTTCTAAACCAAACGTGATGGAATCGAGTTAAATACAATCTTTAAAGGAAAACTCCTTCCGGTATCACTGATCATATCTGCCGTGATTTCAACTTCTCTTGCGGGAAAGCGCATCAAAGAACAACGTGACGGATCAATCTGCAATACACCTTCGACTGCTTTGTCTCCGAGCCAAGTTGTTCCGGACTTTACAGACTCATTTTGAAATAAAATATGCCTATCTAAGAATTGATCAAATATTTTACTTTCGATTTTTTCTCGAAAATCACTCATTACCTGATCTAGTTCCCCTGAGGAAACGAGAACTTTCATTCGAATCACGTATGCATTGATACGCATCCCATCACAATAAAAGGGAATGCATTCAAATTTTTTCTCAATTTCCAACCACCTATTTTGTGCAATATGATATGCCGATATGGCCCCCCATAATGCATCTAACACATCTAGACGTCCTGCAGTTGATGACAACGACAAAAAAGTCATTGTTGAAATGGCTCTCATTAAATCGCTCACCGCTCTAATTTTTTGAGAAGATAAATGACTTGTTCTGAATTGAATCAATTCCTCAAAAGTTCTAGGAACTAGCTCAGCCGAGTCGGCATCAAAACCCTCCGTATCATCATCGTACACTTCATCATTTCGAAGATCATTTCTAGCCACTGAAGCATTTTCAGCCGGTTGGGCGTCACGAACAAAATCAACCTCTACTCTTCCTTCGGGAACCGTTTGCTCTGATTTAAAATGTTGGTTGAGTAAAGATAAGGTCTTTTTGGCGATGAGATAGATAAGATAAGCCGGCGCCACTGCATATGCGCTCAATAACGTCACCCCTAAAACCCCAATCGTGCCCGAATAGTTTGGATTTCTACAAAGTTTTAAAAGGGATTCTCCAATGTGAAAACGCTGCTCAATGGCATAAAGAGCTCGAAT
This window of the Simkaniaceae bacterium genome carries:
- a CDS encoding BamA/TamA family outer membrane protein; translation: MFSSLRANNGGVISVSDKDLPKMPNAPGQEYPVQPKPTDQKKTKKQKKSKQDQPIRDQGLPQKSRSLNQIDTLAPQGKEAIDTDPNEERRVGSGTNLNKHPADVDDVEYDRGHGNVDYDQDINQDVNIQERGEMAPALGGAGSDLNQPQSIEQQNGQSGIGQGVFSEPTDDINQEVEIRERGESAPSLGGAGVDLNQEVEPLKDNQKPSGPRVLDLNTLNPDEATESYPKETAPQPKLRSRKQSQGSLPAQEVERQKSWVNAYPTGVIIPKTKGLVLFSDVKDMNLVNTSNLAGFHVVNLKVPGKVSKLDALITPIYLNKPLTKKVLEKLIETIENYFVQNDRPITKVVVPRQAINQGVLSLLVVQGKLGKVTSRGNVWLSNERLQEYVQLQPNEVIDERLVRQSIDFVNRNPFRTVEAVYSEGLNYQTTDLELIVREKMPFRPYVGVDNMGLQLIERTRIFAGFNYGNLFGADQIISFQFTTSKDTTAYRSFTGSYIIPLPWQNILEFYGGYSTVRVPMPVPFAQSQGRSSQVSGRYTIPLPMYNRYISHEYRLGFDFKRTNNTLEFVEDYPQFGQTVNLSQIVMGYKAEWKGVHWLTSFELNGYWSPGQIFNDQSNADYETLRYGAKNKWVYGRGEWLQKFLFGRNGEVSFKVAGQLSSMTLLPSEEFGIGGMETVRGYEERQLNGDQAFLASVEIKLPAMNGIIKPRASKEGVLVEDLWQLVLFCDYGRTWVKNDMFDYEGINSLVMAPKTQFLFGAGPGLRYQIGAYLFLRADVGIKIKRDPSLYGGGPAMVHFMAMASF